AGGTCTTCGGGCGCACCGCGGGGATGCCGGACAGCGACTGCGCCGTGCCGCCCATGGGCTTGTCGGACAGCTGCACGAAGCCGCCCTCCAGCAGACCGTAGACGACCTTGGTGACGTCGAACTCGGACAGCCGGGAGGCCTGCCCCAGGTCCAACAGCGTGCGGCGGCCGTCCACCAGGGCCAGCACCTTGTCCTCGTCCGCGTCCAGCTTGGCGTTCATCTGCCCCTTGCGCAGCACGTAGAGGCGGCTGTGGGGGATGCGCTTGCGGAAGTGCGCCAGCTCGTCGATCTTCCGGATGCTGTCCATCAGCAGGCTCTGCGTGGACAGCTGGATGTTGTGGCCGAGCTTGTCCTCCACCGGCTGGTCCACGAGGAAGAAGCTGCCCTCGCGGCACAGGACGATGGCGTGGAAGATCTCGCTCACCTGGTGGGTGACGCACTTGAACAGGTCGTGCGCCTGGAGCAGGCCGCGCTCCACCAGGGTGCGGCCAATCTTCGAGGGGGGCTGCTCGCGCAGCACGGTCTCCAGCTGGGAACGCTCCACGTAGCCCAGCCGGACGAGCACCTCGCCGAGCCTGTCGGCCACCACATCCGAGGTGGCGCCGCGCACCTCGCCCTCGCGCAGGATGACGGAGCGCTCGCCGCCGGGGGCCTGCACGCGGATGACGCCGCTCCAGCGCGACTGGCTGAGGAAGGCGATGAGGTCCGACAGCGGGAAGCCGGCCGCGTCCCCGGACAGCACCACGCGCGGAGCGGCCAGCGCACCGCCCTCGGCCGGGGTGCGAGAGAAGACGAGCAGGTCCGGCGAGGTGGGCTGCAACACGTACGAGCCCGTACGGCCCGCCAGCGTGGCGGCCTGCTGCGTGCCCTGGCGCTCGTCGGGGACGAGCTGGGAGCCGTCGATGCGGAAGCGTTGGCTCATGGCGCCATCAGTCGGCGGCCCACGCGTTCTTGTTCGCGCGCCACTCGAGCTCGTCCTCCAGGGTGTGGGTGAGGGCGTCCTCGGTGAGGCCCATGTTGGCGTCGTAGGAGCGGCCGTTGAAGAAGAGGCTGGGCGTGCCGTGGATGTTGGCCGCCTGGCCCAGGTTCTTGTACTTCTCCACTTCCTTCGCGTAGGTGCCGGCCTGGAGCGTCTTCTGCAGGTCCGCGCCCTTGAGCCCCAGCTTGTTGGCGATCTCCACGATCCTCGCCGGCGACAGGTTCTGCGCGTTCTCGAACAGGGCGTCGTGCATCTCCCAGTACTTGCCCTGGTCGCGCGCCCACATGGCCGCCTGGCCGGCGGGAATGGCGTTGGGGTGCATGGGCAGGGGGAACGGGACGGCGCACATGCGCACCCGGCTGGCGTTCTTCTTCGCGAAGGCCTCCAGCAGCGGGCGGGCCTTGCCGCAGTAGGGGCACTCGAAGTCGAAGAACTCCACCAGCGTCACCTGCGCCTTGGGGTCGCCCTGGCACATGCGCGGGTCCACCTCGAGCGTCTTCCGGGGGGCGCGGAAGGAGGCGTAGTACTCGGAGAGCGCGACGATGATCTCCGTGGCCGGCACGCCGGCGGCGGCCTGCTTCGCGGCGAGCCGGGCCATGCGCTTGCCGTGCTGGCACGTGGTGTGCCCCTTCAGGCACTGGCCCAGGGTGTGGGGGCAGCCGCAGTAGCAGAACTCATCGGACAGGACGGTGGACAGCTCGCGCTTGGCGGCGGGCGGCAGCGCGGAGAAGT
This is a stretch of genomic DNA from Archangium violaceum. It encodes these proteins:
- a CDS encoding DUF4388 domain-containing protein, translating into MSQRFRIDGSQLVPDERQGTQQAATLAGRTGSYVLQPTSPDLLVFSRTPAEGGALAAPRVVLSGDAAGFPLSDLIAFLSQSRWSGVIRVQAPGGERSVILREGEVRGATSDVVADRLGEVLVRLGYVERSQLETVLREQPPSKIGRTLVERGLLQAHDLFKCVTHQVSEIFHAIVLCREGSFFLVDQPVEDKLGHNIQLSTQSLLMDSIRKIDELAHFRKRIPHSRLYVLRKGQMNAKLDADEDKVLALVDGRRTLLDLGQASRLSEFDVTKVVYGLLEGGFVQLSDKPMGGTAQSLSGIPAVRPKTFMGIPVVRPSSTGIPAVRVSQSGLRAITQQATQTPVLDVREVVRVFNRIFREIASEVSKQGLAREFIASANAALSGQALSSSPVLAGLAFAQDGSLQDARLVESYERYRATLGPEPLAAFRQALSDVMFFLLFQAGELLESRADEDLARRVKDMLATLGGS
- a CDS encoding DsbA family protein, producing the protein MLPARCNRVLLALSVALMATACSKNSEAAAPPQAAAPRPAAPAPSAPPPAAAPSPGGDMLAGIPGMDFSALPPAAKRELSTVLSDEFCYCGCPHTLGQCLKGHTTCQHGKRMARLAAKQAAAGVPATEIIVALSEYYASFRAPRKTLEVDPRMCQGDPKAQVTLVEFFDFECPYCGKARPLLEAFAKKNASRVRMCAVPFPLPMHPNAIPAGQAAMWARDQGKYWEMHDALFENAQNLSPARIVEIANKLGLKGADLQKTLQAGTYAKEVEKYKNLGQAANIHGTPSLFFNGRSYDANMGLTEDALTHTLEDELEWRANKNAWAAD